Genomic DNA from Sphingomonas lacunae:
TCATTTCCAGCCGGACCGTATTTGCCGAAAATGCGGCAGCCCGCGGTACCGGCCAACGCAATGCACAAAAGGCGCTGTTCGTCGGATCGGCGCTGGTCGGCCTTGCCATAACCATGGCAATCGTCGGAGCGGCCGATATGGCCGGATTTGACCCGCGCCTGGCCAAGCTGGCGGCGATCATCGTCAGTTTTCAAGCTACCTACATGCTGCGACGTCATGTCGTCTTCCGTGCCTGAACCCATGGATACGGAACGCTTGTCATGGTTGACGCCATCGCGCGTAGCGCTGTTGCTGTGGCTGCTGACGGCAGGGTTGCTGCTGTTCGCCCAGTGGGGTGATATTGCCACGCTGCAAACCAACAACCCTGACGACGCATTGCGACTGGTGCAAGTTCGCGACCTGCTTGGCGGGCAAAGCTGGTGGGATGTTTCACAATATCGCATAAATCCGGCCGGCGGCGGCGGGCTGATGCATTGGTCGCGGCTGATTGATCTGCCGCTGGCAACAGGGATCGCCCTCCTCTCCCCCTTGACCGGACCCGATCTGGCTGAACGGATCATTGCCTGCCTGTGGCCACTGGCGCTGTTGGGCCTTTTGTTTGCCCTGCTTGTGCGCTGTGCCGCCAGTCTGGGTGACCAACGGCTGACCCTGCTTGTGCCCGCACTGGCGGCGACAAACTATGTCATCATTTACCAGTTCACCCCACTGCGCGTCGACCACCACAATGCGCAAGTCCTGCTGTCCTTGGCGATAGTGCATCTGATGCTGCGCCCGGCGACGGCGCTGCGGGGCATGCTGGCCGGCCTGTTTGCCGCCACGCATCTGGCCATTTCGCTGGAAGGGCTGCCTGCGGTTGCCCTGTTCGCAGCCCTTTTTGCGCTCGACTGGGCCTGGACCGACCGGCCCGGCACCGCCCTGCGGCTAAAGGCCTATATGGTGGCGTTGGCAGGGGGTGCGATCGCATTGCAAACGGCAACACGCGGTGTGTCCTCGTTGACTGAAAGCTGGTGTGATGCGCTGTCACTGCCCTGGCTCGGTGCGCTGGGCGTCGCGGCGCTGTTGCTTGCAACAGTCATGCCTTGGCTGCCGACAGGAGCGCAGGCCCGGTGGTGGCGGATCGGAATGCTGGGCGTTGCCGGTGCGGCATCTGGTGCGACGCTGCTGCTGATCGAACCCGGCTGCACGGCCGGTCCGTTTGCCGCCCTCGACCCGGTGGTCAAGGCCTATTGGTATGACCATGTCCGCGAAGGCCTGCCACTTTGGAACCCGCTCGACAGGGTCTCGGGATTTGCCATTGGCCCGACATGTGTCGGCCTGATCGGGAGCATCATGGCGTGGCGCACCGCATCGGACGAGGAATCACGGCATCGCTGGCTGATCATTTGTGCAACTTTGCTTGGCACAGGCCTGTTGTCACTGATGGTGCTGCGCACCGCGTCGACCGCCCAGATGATCGCACTGCCCGGCTGTGCCGCGCTGGGCCTGATGCTGTGGGATCGCGCCAGGGCGATGACATCCACAGTGCCACGCATCGGTGCATCACTCGCAGCTTTCATCGCGGTGCCCCCGCTAGCTGGCATGGCTGCGGCGATAATGATCAGCGCCATAGCGCCATCATCCTCGACGGCCGCGGCCGGCGGCAATGGCGGACTGGGTACCAGCTGCGTCGATCCGGTCAGCGTCGCGGCACTCAACGCAATGCCCACCACAACCATCCTTGCTCCGCTCGATATCGGTCCGGATTTGCTGCAACGTACTCCACACAGCGTGGTCGCCACTGGCCACCATCGCAACAATGCGGCCATGGCAATGACGATCAACACCTTTATCGGCCCTGCAGACCAGGCACAGGCAATGGCCCGACGCAGCGCAGCGACCCTGATCGTCATTTGTCCACATGCGCCGGAAACGGCCACCTTTCGGCGGGTGGCACCCGATGGCCTGGCCGCACGACTGAGCCGGGGAGAGGCGCTGGACGGGCTCGATCCGCTACCGCTGGGGCAGGGCGCACAGTTGCGCGCCTGGCAAATCAAGCCCTGACCATAGTCAACCGGCGCGCGTCACCTTGCCGCGATGGGCGCCAACCGGGCCCTTGCGGCGGTTGTAGTTGCGCGGACGATCCCCCTCCTCTCGCCGGTTCGCGGCCTGCCCCCTTCCGGAATGCCCGCGATTGCCGGCACGCGGGTCCCGTTCGGGACGGGCCGGAGCCGGTTTTGGCATGGCATTCACCTGTGCCACGAAATTCTCGGGCAAGGGCACAACCTCCAGCTTGATGCGGGTGAGCCGTTCGATATCGCGCAGATAGGGCTTCTCGTCCCCGGCGCAGAAACTGTAGGCGACGCCCTCCGCACCCGCGCGGGCCGTGCGACCGATGCGGTGGACATATTGGTCAGGTACATTGGGCAGCTCATAGTTGAACACATGGCTGACACCCGACACATCGATGCCCCGCGCGGCAATGTCGGTCGCCACCAGAATGCGCACGCGACCATCACGAAATGCCTGGAGCGCTGTGGTCCTTTGTGCCTGACTCTTGTTGCCATGAATGGCAACGCTGCCCAAGCCAACGGCGGCGAGCTGGCGGACCACCCGGTCAGCACCATGTTTGGTGCGCGTGAATACCAGCGCCCGGTCGATCGGTTCCTGCTTGAGGGCGATGGCGAGCAGCGCGGCTTTCTCCTTCTGGTCAACAAAAGTCACCAGCTGGCGCACGCGTTCCGCCGTGGTTGCAGCAGGGGTCACTGACACCTTGACCGGATCGGTCAGGAAGGCGCTGCCCAAATCGGCAATCGCCTTTGGCATGGTGGCCGAAAAGAACAGGGTCTGGCGCTGCTGCGGCAGCAAGCCGTGGACCTTGCGGATCGGCACGATGAAGCCGAGATCCATCATCTGATCGGCTTCATCGAGGACGAAGATTTCGACACCCTTGAGATGTACTGCGCGCTGGTCAATCAGGTCGAGCAGGCGGCCGGGCGTGGCGACGAGCACGTCGACGCCCGAAACCAGGGCGCGGATCTGCTTCTGGATGGGCACGCCGCCGAACACGCAGGCGACCGAAAGGCGCTGGAAGCGGCCATAATCACGAAAGCTCTCGGCAATCTGGGCAGCGAGTTCACGGGTCGGCGAAAGCACAAGAATTCGGGCCGAACGCTTCGGCGGCAGACCCGGATTGCGAGCGAGCCAGTCGAGGCTAGGCAAGGCAAAGGCAGCGGTCTTGCCTGTCCCGGTCTGTGCGATGCCGCAAAGGTCGCGACCTTCGAGAACCGGCGGAATGGCCTGAAGCTGGATGGGTGTCGGCGTCTCATAGCCCTTGGCGGCGAGCGCCTTGCGCAGGGGTTCGGACAGGCCGAGTGATTGGAAAGTAGTCATGGGTGTAGTCTTTCGTGGTGCACGAGCGTCCGCTCTGCACAGGCATCGCCAGCACAAATGCGGCGGGGGGCCAGACAGGGCGCACGTGCGTGCGGGTCTGAAACCGACCCGCGTGATAGGGACAATCTCTTGGATGGCGAAAACGGTGTCCGGCTGGCCTCACCCTGTCTCGGGTGGGCAATCACGCTGCCGTATCATGCCGGGCATTGGGCCCGTGCATCGTTTTCACTCCTCGCCATATAGGCGTGGCCTGTGAACAAAGCAATCAAAGTCGAGAAATAAAATTTCAGAGACAACAGCTGCTCGTCGGCGCACCTTTTACCCGGCCGCCGCCGTAGGGCGAAACGTCAGCGCAGAGCCGTTCATGCAATAACGCTTGCCGGTCGGGCGCGGCCCGTCGTCAAAGACATGGCCAAGGTGCCCGCCGCAGCGGGCGCAATGCACTTCGGTGCGGGGAAAGACAGCCGAGAAATCGCGAGATGTCTCCACACCGCGGGGCAGTGGTGCAAAAAAGCTCGGCCAGCCAGTTCCGCTGTCAAATTTCGTCGCCGAGGAGAAAAGAGGATTGGCGCAACCGGCACAGAGGTAGCGACCGGCGCGATGTTCATTGTTGAGCGGGTGGGCAAAAGGCCGTTCGGTCCCTTCCTGACGCAGAACATAATATTGCATCGGTGTCAGGCGACGACGCCATTCAGCGTCACTGAAACGCACAGGAAAGCGTGGTGCTTCCTGCGCGCAGGCGCTGGTTGCACCAATTGCCAAAGTGGCGCCCAAAATCAGTGTCCCGCCGACCAGGTCTCGACGGTTCAGACGGACGGTGACGGAGTCAATGGAATCGCTGTCTTGGGTCATGCCGGAAACAGGTCGGCCCTTGGCGCGGTTGCGTCAAGGGCCGAATGCATGTCCGCTGCCTATTCAGTCAGTAGCGCTCAAGACTGACTGGCAGGTGGCGATAGCCATGGACGAAACAGGACGGATTATAGTCCGGCTCGCCTTCGATATGGACGCGCAGGCGGCGCTTGTTCATTTCCTCGATCAGCACCTGCAACTGGAGCTCGGCGACGCGGGCGCCGACACAGCGGTGGATGCCATAACCGAAGGACAGGTGACGCCGGGCGTTCTCGCGATCAACCTTGATCGTCTCGCCATCGGGGAACACGCTCTCGTCGCGGTTGGCCGAGGCATACCACATGCCGATCTTGTCCCCAGCGCGGATCTGATGACCGTCGAGCACATAGTCGCTCAGCGCGGTACGACGCATGTGCGCCAGCGGTGTCTGCCAACGGACGATTTCCTGCACGGCATTGGCGATGATCGACGGGTCATTTTCAACCTTGTCACGCTCACCCGGGAACATGTTCATCGTGTGGGCATAGGCCGACATGCTGTGCCGGGTCGTATCATTGCCGCCGACGATGAGCAGGATCATGTTGCCGATGAATTCGCCTTCTTCCATATTGCTCATGGTCTGCGAATGCAGCATCGCGGAGGTCATGTCCTTGCCCGGTGGCTGGGTCTTCTTGCGTTCCCACAGCGCGTGGAAGGCAGCGCCCATCTCATAGGCCACGCCCAGACGGTGCTTGCGCTTTTCCTCGTCGGCAAAACTCTCGATGTCGCCGAGAATATCGGACCAGATCGCCAGGTTGCGACGGTCTTCCCACGGGAAGTCGAACAATCGTGCCAGCATCTGGGTGGTCAATTCCATCGACACCTTGTCGACCCAGTCAAATGTCTGGCCGAGCGGCAGTTCGTCGAGCACGGCGCCTGTGCGGGCAATAGCATCGGCGCGCATTTCAGCGACTGGCGACGGCCCGAGCGAAGGCGCGACGGTCTTGCGCTGTTCGCTGTGCTTGGGTTCATCCATGGCGATGAACATCGGCATTGGCACTTCGTAGGACTGGAGATTCTGAATCCCCTGGCCGGCAAGGGTG
This window encodes:
- a CDS encoding cytochrome P450, with protein sequence MATAPAEMPVSERFEDVTLPELWGEDRWREPFAALRADGGIHYFEDSHFGPYWAITTAKPIIEIESRADVFSSEGNLGGITLAGQGIQNLQSYEVPMPMFIAMDEPKHSEQRKTVAPSLGPSPVAEMRADAIARTGAVLDELPLGQTFDWVDKVSMELTTQMLARLFDFPWEDRRNLAIWSDILGDIESFADEEKRKHRLGVAYEMGAAFHALWERKKTQPPGKDMTSAMLHSQTMSNMEEGEFIGNMILLIVGGNDTTRHSMSAYAHTMNMFPGERDKVENDPSIIANAVQEIVRWQTPLAHMRRTALSDYVLDGHQIRAGDKIGMWYASANRDESVFPDGETIKVDRENARRHLSFGYGIHRCVGARVAELQLQVLIEEMNKRRLRVHIEGEPDYNPSCFVHGYRHLPVSLERY
- a CDS encoding DEAD/DEAH box helicase, which gives rise to MTTFQSLGLSEPLRKALAAKGYETPTPIQLQAIPPVLEGRDLCGIAQTGTGKTAAFALPSLDWLARNPGLPPKRSARILVLSPTRELAAQIAESFRDYGRFQRLSVACVFGGVPIQKQIRALVSGVDVLVATPGRLLDLIDQRAVHLKGVEIFVLDEADQMMDLGFIVPIRKVHGLLPQQRQTLFFSATMPKAIADLGSAFLTDPVKVSVTPAATTAERVRQLVTFVDQKEKAALLAIALKQEPIDRALVFTRTKHGADRVVRQLAAVGLGSVAIHGNKSQAQRTTALQAFRDGRVRILVATDIAARGIDVSGVSHVFNYELPNVPDQYVHRIGRTARAGAEGVAYSFCAGDEKPYLRDIERLTRIKLEVVPLPENFVAQVNAMPKPAPARPERDPRAGNRGHSGRGQAANRREEGDRPRNYNRRKGPVGAHRGKVTRAG
- a CDS encoding GtrA family protein, producing MQRGIIARLVALMTAAMRGEVTWLRYLLASIIALLTDTGLFMLLFHMGMAAVMASAIGYCTGIAVHWLISSRTVFAENAAARGTGQRNAQKALFVGSALVGLAITMAIVGAADMAGFDPRLAKLAAIIVSFQATYMLRRHVVFRA
- the msrB gene encoding peptide-methionine (R)-S-oxide reductase MsrB, translating into MTQDSDSIDSVTVRLNRRDLVGGTLILGATLAIGATSACAQEAPRFPVRFSDAEWRRRLTPMQYYVLRQEGTERPFAHPLNNEHRAGRYLCAGCANPLFSSATKFDSGTGWPSFFAPLPRGVETSRDFSAVFPRTEVHCARCGGHLGHVFDDGPRPTGKRYCMNGSALTFRPTAAAG